Proteins from a genomic interval of Lates calcarifer isolate ASB-BC8 unplaced genomic scaffold, TLL_Latcal_v3 _unitig_1067_quiver_2282, whole genome shotgun sequence:
- the LOC108886060 gene encoding matrix metalloproteinase-17, whose amino-acid sequence EVLLATNSREASGFSASRSDPSLLEGSPNKSGQCDAVYERPLDHKIVFFKGLKYWVFKDNIVEEGYPRPISDFGLPLEGVDAAFVWLHNDKTYFFKDNHYWRYDDHLRRMDLGYPKDSTLWKGLPSQLDDAMRWSDGSSYFFKGKEYWRVPGSDMEAEAGYPRLIAKDWLLCTEMQSDSPDTEPKSTETRVNVHHHPDHAENGYEVCSCTSDTASPLGRPPLPISPLAAATTLDVVAGPPL is encoded by the exons GGAAGTACTTCTGGCGACTAACTCGAGAGAAGCATCTGGTTTCTCTGCGTCCCGCTCAGATCCATCGCTTCTGGAGGGGTCTCCCAACAAATCTGGACAGTGTGATGCCGTTTATGAAAGACCCCTAGACCACAAAATAGTCTTTTTCAaag GTCTTAAGTACTGGGTATTTAAAGACAATATCGTTGAAGAAGGTTATCCTCGTCCAATCAGTGACTTTGGCCTACCCTTGGAAGGCGTGGATGCAGCCTTTGTTTGGCTCCACAACGACAAAACCTACTTCTTCAAGGACAACCACTACTGGCGCTATGATGACCACCTTAGGCGTATGGACCTGGGCTACCCTAAAGACAGCACGCTTTGGAAGGGGCTGCCATCACAACTAGATGACGCCATGAGATGGTCTGATG GCTCGTCCTATTTCTTCAAGGGGAAGGAGTACTGGCGAGTGCCAGGCAGCGACATGGAGGCGGAGGCCGGATACCCCCGCCTCATCGCCAAGGACTGGCTGCTGTGCACCGAGATGCAATCGGACTCTCCGGACACAGAGCCCAAGAGCACGGAGACAAGAGTCAACGTGCACCATCACCCAGACCATGCAGAGAATGGATACGAGGTGTGCTCCTGCACCTCTGACACCGCCTCACCTTTGGGGCGCCCGCCCCTCCCCATCTCCCCTCTGGCTGCTGCCACCACTCTGGACGTTGTCGCTGGCCCTCCGCTCTGA